Genomic segment of Apium graveolens cultivar Ventura chromosome 7, ASM990537v1, whole genome shotgun sequence:
ACAGTTTTTTTTCAGATAAccaaatatatattttattgctTATTTTAAGTGTTTTCATGTTGCAAAATACCCAAAAGAAAATCTAACATGTATAAAAGTATATTGTgcaacacatacacaatattaTGACACTTACAACCTATCGCATGCAGGGCAAATTCAAAAATTAAAGATGTAGAAAAAAAGAAACATAATATGTTTCACTGAAATACTTAACTTTAAGGGTTTGTTTTAAGGGTTTGTTTAGTGTATTCGTATAGATAAATATTAAATACTAAAACTTATAAAATTTGGAATATTTTGATTAATATATTTGTTGTAAATGTAGGGTGTCCAtcattattaaaaaattttaatcaattaaaataagaTAAAATTATAGAAGTTTGTGCTAAAAAAGCCGTTTGGACGGGGTACAAACACAGTGGATAAGGGGTGAAAAATccattataaaataaataaaagaggAGGGGGAGGCCAAGGAAAAAAGAAAAGACAGATAATGGATTTGACTGGTCAAAAAAGCAATAAGGGTCTTAGTCAAAAGTGTATACGCCGAAATCCAGCAAATTTTCCTTTTCATATAAACACACAACAAAACATACACGTTACTACAGTAATAGCATATGTCCAAAATTTGACCATGGTTAGAAACTAGTCACCTCTTTTACTTTAAACAAACACACACAACTACACAACACACACACCCATCTCCCCCCCCCCGTCGTCGATCTCCCTTTCTCTCTCCGGttatctctctctccctctctctccctaatattaattaatttgttTTCTTTTTGTGTATGTTGTATTTATACTTCTTTTTTTATTCCGAGGCTCTCTCTCTTTGATATGTCAAACTTGTTTTCGTTTGGAGAATGATGTTTTGAGTGACTTTGTTTGTTGGAGTTTTGTGAGTTGTGTGCAAGAATGTGTGTATGATTTAATTGTTTGAGTTTTTGGAATTCATTCTATTGTTTTCGAAATCAACTCTTATCTGATTGTTGGTTGAATTTGCAAGATATGTTTATGTATGTATTTGTGTCAGCTGTATGTTTGTGCTTATTGTTTTGTTGTTTTTTGGGAAATGTGGATTCGGAATTTTGGTTTTCGAAGTTGGAATTGAGTGTGACTGGCTTGTTGTTGTAGTTTCAAGGGTTTCAATACAATGATAACTGAATTAGTGGTGAAATTTTTACCGATAATTTTGGTTgatttagattttttttattaattagtCTTGTTAAACGTATCATCTTGTTTTGCTTGCATTAATTTTGAAAAGTATAAATTGGATTTTTATGTGATGTTTTTGAAAATGAGATGAATGAGGATCACAAATTGCCGCTTTTCTTCTGTTGATTATATGTGTTGAGAAGATGGTATTAGTGCATTGTGCCAAATTAAGGTTAGGTTTGGTTTTTCATTAAATTATAAGTGATTACACAACTAGGTCACTTGACACATTTTTAGTTTCCAAACTTGTTATATGCTATTTATGATATGAAAATTGTTTCAGGCCTTAAGCTGACCTAAATGTGTTATACATACACGTGCGATTGGCTACGTTTTTACTATGTGTCATGTTTTGCTTATTTCTTTTGTTCTGTATACTTCTGATGATATATGTATGAACTAGGCAGGTGTGAAGGCGGGAGTTAGACGGGAACTAAGGGCTCGTGCCTTGTGATGCCAAGTGTAGCTTGACAAGTGTACGATTGTATGCTGTGTGCAGTAATTGAAAATATGGGTTCTCTCTGCAGTAAACAGCGACATAGTCCagctgattttgaagaaaatgcacAGGTAGAATCTGCGTGATATATTACTTTCCTTAAAAAGTATCCTAATTAATGTAGAACTATACAATCTAGAAAATTGTCTTAGCTCATAGGATACATTCTACATGCAACTGAGAACCTTCATTTTGATATTGCCTTTGTCTTAATTAATTTTCTTTAACAGACTGCAGAAATAGAAAGGCGAATCGAGCTAGAAACTAAGGCAGAGAAACATATACAGAAGCTTCTTTTACTTGGTATATGTTCCTCAAGCTAGGGTTTACTTTAACCTACTTTTATGATTGTATTGTCGTTAAATTTCAGTGAGTTTAATGTACTGATATTATGCAGCACCAATTCACACCGATGTTTCAAATTTGTGTCTTAGTGTTTGTATAATCTTTGCCTAGACTTTGTAGTCATTAAAACTGTGGGTTGCTTGGCTTGGGAACTGGTCTTCTTTATTTAATATGTATATAAAATGGTATACAGAATATCATTTTCCATGTGAATCACAATTTATCCATCATTTTGGTTTCAAATTTCAAGTCAAGTCTTATGTGTCTTTAACGCAAAGCACATGATGTGTAATGGAGTATCAGTTAAAGCTCAGTCATAAACCTCTATTATTAAACACCTGATGCAAGTGAAAGGATAATATATCCTGCACTTTAAATTAAATAAAGTATACTAAAAGAAATCTAAGGTAACTACTTTTGCTTCCAACACTGAATGTTAGTTCATCCTACATGTCTAATGTATAAAATTTTTACGTCCCATAAAATCAATAAACTTTAAATTGTTTTTCCCCACAAAATTCAAGTGTTAAACCTAAAAGCCATTCGACTCCTAAAAATTTGTTTAGAATACTCAATATGTGTATTCATATGGGCAAGATTTGTGTTAAGTCTATAATAAAAGTTTTGACAGGAGAATACTTGTAATATTTAATGCATCAACCTTGAAATCTCACTAGATGATATTTCAATTGTTGGCATTAAAGGCAACGGTAGATTGAAATTATTTGATGGATTGTTATTAAAATATATAGAGAAACTTACCTAATATTAACATTGCATTGGTTTGGGCAGGGATCCTGATTCAGTCCCTATGTTTGAAAGCAAATTATCTTGTCAAGTTGCACAATCGGTGTCTTTAAACTCTTAAAACTGTCTTATCATTCTTGATGGCATAGCCATGCTGGATCATGTAATATAAAGATTTTACATTTTATCTAGCGGGATTTTAGCCACAGAAGCAGAATTTCGCAACCACATAATTAAATGACATGATTCGAGGAGTAGGCATGTCTTTCCAACAAATTAGTTAAATTGTATTCTTTCCCAATACAAGTAGTCACTTTTGTTTAATTTTGTCAACAAGTATAGGTAAACGTGTTTTCTGTTTTTTTGTGTTCGTATGTTTTGAATTTTAAATGATGTATATGTTCTGATTTATAGTCAAAAAAGGATACACAAGTTTTATATTTGTAGAAAACTTTGTACTCATCATTTTGCTTTGAGTACCTATGTCGGACACTTATTTTAGCCCCAAGCATTATTGTCGAGTTTGACATTCAAGCGCAGTTTGGGTAATGAAGATGGATACTGTATGGCATTGTGTATCTTGTCAAGTTGCACAATCGGTGTCTTTAAACTCTTAAAACTGTCTTATCATTCTTGATGGCATAGCCATGCTGGATCATGTAATATAAAGATTTTACATTTTATCTAGCGGGATTTTAGCCACAGAAGCAGAATTTCGCAACCACATAATTAAATGACATGATTCGAGGAGTAGGCATGTCTTTCCAACAAATTAGTTAAATTGTATTCTTTCCCAATACAAGTAGTCACTTTTGTTTAATTTTGTCAACAAGTATAGGTAAACGTGTTTTCTGTTTTTTTGTGTTAGTATGTTTTGAATTTTAAATGATGTATATGTTCTGATTTATAGTCAAAAAAGGATACACAAGTTTTATATTTGTAGAAAACTTTGTACTCATCATTTTGCTTTGAGTACCTATGTCGGACACTTATTTTAGCCCCAAGCATTATTGTCGAGTCTGACATTCAAGCCCAGTTTGGGTAATGAAGATGGATACTATATGGCATTGTGTATTTTGCACTAATATGACATGGTCAGTTGATGTTTTTTAAGTTCTATTATCTGATTGAATACCACACGAAATGTCTGGTTGACGGGACTGTTTTGATGTCATCCTTATTGGCTATATCCAGTTATCCTTTGACCTTATATTTTAACATTTCTAAGTGTTTGCCTAAGTATTATTACAAATGCTTATATTATTCATGGCCGTAGAGGAGTGAACTTTAGCTTTGTTGTTAATTGAATGATCTTCGTGGTTTATATTCAAAAAAGTGAATATCCATATAATTTGTCCATTCTTCTCTTTCCTGTAATTTCTTTCCCCATGCTGTAGTTCTGACATCGTATCATATTAATGTATTTTTTACTGGATAACTTACATCTAGTTTGTTTTATATTGTAAAGGTGCTGGAGAGTCAGGGAAATCGACAATCTTTAAGCAGGTAGGATATTCATGCTTTGTAAAACtattttatcaattttttttcttatttCCTATGTATGTAGACTGATGTTTTTCATATGCATGTGCAGATAAAACTTCTATTTCAGACTGGCTTTAATGAGGCAGAGCTAAAGAGTTACATTACAGTTATTCATGCAAATGTATATCAGATAATAAAAGTATGCAATACTTCTAAGATTGTGTCAGTTATTTCCTTCTTTGCAGATTACAACTGCATACACTGTTTTATGCTCAGAAGCAATACCCTGCACAtttgttttttcttttttattGTAACAATAGATTGTGTAACTTGGTGCAATATTGAAAATTTAACTTTGCCTGAATAGATATTATACGATGGGGCAAAGGAATTGGCTCAAGAAGAAGACTCTTCAAAATATGCTTTATCGGACGAAATTAAGGTGAGCTTGTTGCTAGATATTCCTTCGATCTGTTACCATTTCTATTTTACCTTGGGAAGACAGAAACTTAAAGCCATAGTACTTGCTGAACTTAATGGAAGAATTGAACTTATTCTTTTGATAAATATCAATTAATAATTGTGTATTCAGGAAATAGGAGAGAAACTATCGGGAATTGGTGGCAGGTTGGATTATCCTCGTCTCACTAATGAGCTTGCTCAAGAAATAGAAACTCTCTGGAAAGACGAAGCCATACAGGTTTGTTTTTTAAACAATCTAAATTTAACTTTTTGTTTGCCACTATAGTTTCACAAGTTGCATCATAAATTGTTTCAATCTTGGTTATATATGATAAAGTTTGCAAGGGCTGAATTTACTCTTATTGCAGGAAACGTATTCTCGGGGTAATGAACTTCAAGTTCCTGACTGCACTCTTTATTTCATGGAAAATTTACAAAGGTTGGCTGTTGCGGATTATATTCCGACAAAGGTATTTAATGTTAGAACTTAGATTTTGTGTTATATCTTATTATTCTTTATGTACTCGCTTTTTTTTAATTAAGATTATACATATTAAATTTTTACATAAAAACACAATGCTTAAATGTATTAGAACGAAAAGAGTAGTAAGATAATCACTTTCACTTGCTATGTACAACCAAGGAATTGACATGTGTTGACACAATTACGAAACTATAGCCTTAGGATTTGGTGGTATATTGTAACGTGAAAGAAGCATCTATATTCGTGGAATTTTTATTTTACTTTCTGTATTACAGCTATAACTTGTTTAACTTGCTAAGTTTGCCGTACATTTTCATAGGAGGATGTTCTCTATGCAAGGATCCGTACAACTGGTGTTGTAGAAATTCAGTTCAGGTGAAATTTGCATACATCACTAAATTTATCATGTTATTTTTAAGCCTTTCCGGATAATTCTTGAGGCTTGCTTCTCAAAGTGAATAGTTATCAAATTTTGTAATTTATTGAGTACAAAAGTGATCCTTTATGTTGAAGTGATAATTTTTCCTTCTCACCTTGAACAAGGTATTAGTATTAGCACAGAAGCATCTTTATATAACATAAATCATAAGCATATTTGATTTTAGTTTTACAACCTGTAACTTGTAGGAGGATATTGATTATATGTTTTTCTTAAAAAGATAGTTAAATTTTCTTTCAAGAAGTAAAATATTACTTGTAGGTTGTAAAGCTTGTAAAAATATCATTCCCACATTAGTTGCTCTTTGGGCTTTATATTGCATGGCATTTCCTACAAATTGTTGGTTCTGCAATATATATTATCTGATATCCGATTCATTACTTTGCCTCATGGTGTTATATTCTACCTATGACCTATATATTGTTTCTAAGATGTCCTTAGTTTGTATCTTGGGTCCTAGTAGCTGCCAGAACTTAAGTGAAACGAGATGTTTACAAGACCTGGTGTGGCACCCTGAACGGTGGCAACATGCAGCTGGGGTagattcatttattttttctGAGAAAATAAATTAATTGTTTTCTCCAGTAAACTTTTTCTTCGCAATCAGCGCCTATTGTTTTCTGAAGTATACTTTTCATTAACCAAAATTTGCTTCAACTTCGATCTCCTTCAATTATATCCTATCACTTTCCAACGTCACCTCCTAATAGTTTCCATACAGTTTTAAAGGATAAAATTTAGTGATCTCTATATAAAGCATCCTTAACTGCTGTATTAATACACATGCGTTTGATGTTGCCTTTTACTTTAGTGCCTTCACGATTTGCCACAAGTCATATTCTATAATGTGTCTGTGATCTCCTTGGGGTTACTGTCATTTTGATACCTGCAGCCCGGTTGGAGAGAACAAAAAAAGTGGAGAAGTATATAGACTATTTGATGTCGGAGGTCAGAGAAATGAGAGAAGGAAATGGATTCATCTGTTTGAAGGTGTTACAGCTGTGATTTTTTGTGCTGCAGTTAGTGAGTAAGAATCAATTCCTCAATGTGAATGTTGCATACTTATTAAAACTTTATGTTGCAACCTGAAATGCGTGATAATATATATCAGATCCTAGTAACCCGTAATAGTATCATTGATTCCCAATACTAGCAATATGATAATACTAGCAATATGATTTGTTTTTGTTATACGTAATTCCAGGTATGATCAGACTCTTTTTGAGGATGAGAACAGGAACAGATTGATGGAGACAAGAGAACTCTTTGAGTGGGTCCTCAAGCAGCCATGTTTCGAGGTTTCCAGAATTTAAGCTTATGAAGTTCTCCTTCCTGATATTTTTTGCTGTTTTTACCGTCCGCTCACCAGTTTCTTTTATTACATGGTTATGCAGAAAACATCCTTTATGCTGTTTTTGAACAAATTTGATATATTCGAGAAGAAGGTTCTTGATGTAAGGACATGAACTGTAGAGATTTACATAAAGGAGGCCGCTCATCCATTTATAAATCTTGATAAATGAATTTATTTATGTAGGTGCCACTAAATGTATGCGATTGGTTTAAAGACTACCAACCAGTATACTCGGGAAAGCAGGAAGTCGAGCATGCATATGAGTAAGTTTTCACTGGTTACCTACCACTACCTCCTAAAGATAAGAGGAAGTGGTGTTTTCATATTGGGATAACTAATTACATCAACATATGTCCATACCTGGGATTGGGATCATGCCAAATTTAGCAAGTAATTCTTAACCGATGTATCTTTTTCTTATTGTGGGTCAATAATGTCCAGATTGGTCACATAATTTATGTCTTATTGACAACAATCTAGGTACTAATATCGGAATTATGATACGTATCGTGATACGTGAGGGTCAAAAATCTCTTTAGACAGTTATGCACCAAATTGTATAATGGTTCCTTGGACCTTTATTATTATTGGACACTCTCCGTGACACATGTAGAGCGCATTTCAAATTCCAAAACTATTAATACTCAACAACAAAAATCTTCTTTCCCCTGAAATTGTTCAGTACTAGACGGTCAAAACATTACTGAATTTTACTTGGTTGGATTGAACACTGTGCATAATTAAAGGTaaaacaaaaaaatcaagaaataatAAAATTCAAGATTCTGTCCGTAAAGATTTAAGATTCTAGGTCAATGAATTTTTTGGTGTAGATTTTTCAAACACAAATCATGGGGGTGATAGTGTTTCTATGCTCTGCCTTCTGTACTTCTGTCATATCATACATTATAACAAGAGACTAGACATATATTGCTAACAAACAGCTACTACTACTAGTCCTTTCAGCTTGTGCCACATCTTGATGAATTTATTGAAATGCACATATCTGGTATTGATCTTTATTAGGTTTGTGAAAAAGAAATTTGAGGAGCTATATTTTCAAAGCACTGCCCCTCACTGCGTGGATCGAGTTTTTAAGATATATAGGACCACTGCGCTTGATCAGAAGCTTGTGAAGAAGACTTTTAAACTGGTAGACGAGACCTTAAGAAGGCGAAACCTCTTTGAAGCGGGTTTGTTGTGATAGTGATTTTCATCCAAAAGGAAATGTTAATATCTCGAAAAGCTAGATTCCTGCAGTGAGGTGGGAACACTTATTAAACTCTCTTACACCGTAATTTACAGGTAAAAAATTGGCTGTTTGGTATACCCTTTGTAATAGGAACTGATGTTTCCCCTGTTTCTTTTTGCCTTAAAAGAAGTTTCCAAgatttttgttttttgtttttagCATTACTGGTAGTTGGAGAAGCAAGCAAATATATCAAAAGTTTTTTATACCttaattttgtttttgtttgtttGTGTTTGTTCCGTGCTTTACTTAAGAATTGTGTACATATGGCACATTGCATTAAATGCCGCTTTTGTTTATTAAAAGTGAAATTATGCAATTGGTTATAAGATATTGTGTGAAGTGGAAACTGTATTCCACTTCTGTGATCTTCTTAAGCCATATTGCTTGATGGGCTACAGCTAAGTTGCAACTTTTTAAGTTCTTAATTTGTGCCATGAAGGGTACAATAAAAA
This window contains:
- the LOC141672082 gene encoding guanine nucleotide-binding protein alpha-1 subunit; this translates as MLCAVIENMGSLCSKQRHSPADFEENAQTAEIERRIELETKAEKHIQKLLLLGAGESGKSTIFKQIKLLFQTGFNEAELKSYITVIHANVYQIIKILYDGAKELAQEEDSSKYALSDEIKEIGEKLSGIGGRLDYPRLTNELAQEIETLWKDEAIQETYSRGNELQVPDCTLYFMENLQRLAVADYIPTKEDVLYARIRTTGVVEIQFSPVGENKKSGEVYRLFDVGGQRNERRKWIHLFEGVTAVIFCAAVSEYDQTLFEDENRNRLMETRELFEWVLKQPCFEKTSFMLFLNKFDIFEKKVLDVPLNVCDWFKDYQPVYSGKQEVEHAYEFVKKKFEELYFQSTAPHCVDRVFKIYRTTALDQKLVKKTFKLVDETLRRRNLFEAGLL